In Comamonadaceae bacterium OS-1, a single window of DNA contains:
- the pglF gene encoding UDP-N-acetyl-alpha-D-glucosamine C6 dehydratase has translation MMRTFLSNHHAILQWSRSTKRLVVVTLDVVLGLFAMWLAFTLRLDKPHWPAGAQWAAYALCPVLAIPIFVRFGLYRAIFRYTGMAALTATAQAVGIYTLWLLAVLQCLQWMQWEVIPRSIGILQPLIFLLLVGSSRSGARFWLAGLDGGARRSDARLLIYGAGNAGVQTAAALGSTRTYTILGFVDDDTAKAGRSINGVPVYGPQQIPGIVHRENVTDILLAVPSVSRERRNEILQTLQALPVHVRTLPGLSDLASGRVTVQDIRELDIEDLLGREPIPPHPELLARNLTAKTVLVTGAGGSIGSELCRQIVAERPLRLVLVDHNEFGLYTIHAELQTLCAQRSLAVELVPLLGSVGNYARMLAICNQYRPATVYHAAAYKHVPLVESNPAEGILNNVFGTLNMARAAVTTSVARFVLVSTDKAVRPTNVMGATKRIAEMILQALAASPVVQWSDETSSPNTTANNTLFAMVRFGNVLGSSGSVVPLFRKQLAVGGPLTVTHPEVTRYFMTIPEAAQLVLQAGAMARGGDVFVLEMGEPVKILDLAHRMLALSGLTLRDALQPDGDIEISITGLRPGEKLYEELLIGDNPEATEHPRILRAHEEFIFWPDLQCALLDLAKTSCEGDTVSMLALLRQLVPCQAGQLSSNS, from the coding sequence ATGATGAGGACATTTCTTTCGAACCACCACGCCATTCTGCAATGGTCCCGCTCCACCAAGCGGCTGGTGGTGGTCACACTGGATGTCGTCCTGGGCCTGTTTGCCATGTGGCTGGCGTTCACCCTGCGGCTGGACAAGCCGCATTGGCCCGCCGGTGCGCAATGGGCGGCTTATGCACTCTGCCCGGTACTGGCGATACCGATTTTTGTCCGCTTTGGCCTGTACCGCGCGATTTTTCGCTATACCGGTATGGCCGCCCTCACGGCCACCGCGCAGGCGGTCGGAATCTACACCCTTTGGCTGTTAGCGGTGCTGCAGTGCTTGCAGTGGATGCAGTGGGAAGTCATCCCACGCAGCATTGGCATCTTGCAACCGCTGATTTTTTTGCTGCTGGTGGGGAGCAGCCGGTCGGGCGCCCGCTTCTGGCTGGCCGGGCTGGACGGCGGGGCCCGGCGCTCCGACGCACGCTTGCTGATTTATGGCGCGGGCAACGCCGGCGTGCAAACGGCCGCTGCGCTCGGTAGCACCCGCACCTACACCATCCTCGGCTTTGTGGACGACGACACTGCCAAGGCAGGCCGCAGCATCAACGGCGTACCGGTGTACGGGCCACAGCAGATCCCCGGCATCGTCCACCGGGAAAATGTCACCGACATCTTGCTGGCCGTGCCCAGCGTGAGCCGGGAGCGCCGCAACGAAATATTGCAAACCCTGCAGGCCCTGCCGGTGCACGTGCGCACCTTGCCGGGCCTGTCGGACCTGGCCAGCGGCCGCGTCACCGTGCAAGACATCCGCGAACTCGACATCGAAGACCTCTTGGGCCGCGAGCCCATTCCGCCCCACCCCGAACTGTTGGCCCGCAACCTCACCGCCAAAACCGTGCTGGTGACCGGTGCCGGTGGCAGTATCGGCAGCGAGTTGTGCCGACAGATCGTGGCAGAGCGCCCCCTACGGCTCGTGCTGGTAGACCACAACGAGTTCGGGCTCTACACCATCCATGCAGAGCTGCAAACCCTGTGCGCCCAACGCAGTCTGGCCGTGGAACTGGTGCCGCTGTTGGGCAGTGTGGGAAACTATGCGCGCATGCTGGCCATCTGCAACCAGTACCGGCCCGCCACGGTGTACCACGCCGCCGCATACAAGCATGTGCCGCTGGTCGAAAGCAATCCGGCCGAGGGCATCTTGAACAACGTGTTTGGCACGCTGAACATGGCACGGGCCGCCGTCACCACCTCGGTGGCGCGGTTTGTGTTGGTCTCCACCGACAAAGCCGTGCGCCCCACCAACGTGATGGGGGCCACCAAACGGATTGCAGAGATGATCCTGCAAGCCCTGGCTGCCAGCCCGGTCGTGCAGTGGAGTGACGAAACCAGCAGCCCCAACACCACCGCCAACAACACGCTTTTTGCCATGGTGCGGTTTGGCAACGTCCTGGGCTCCAGCGGCAGCGTTGTGCCCTTGTTCCGCAAGCAATTGGCCGTGGGTGGGCCGCTGACTGTGACCCACCCCGAGGTGACCCGCTACTTCATGACCATCCCAGAAGCCGCCCAGTTGGTGCTGCAGGCCGGTGCGATGGCGCGGGGGGGAGATGTGTTTGTGTTGGAGATGGGCGAACCGGTGAAGATTCTGGATTTGGCGCACCGCATGCTGGCTTTGTCGGGATTGACATTGCGCGATGCGCTGCAGCCTGATGGCGATATTGAAATATCCATTACCGGGTTGCGTCCTGGAGAAAAGCTGTACGAGGAGTTGCTGATCGGGGACAACCCGGAGGCAACCGAGCATCCGCGGATATTACGGGCGCATGAGGAATTCATTTTCTGGCCTGATCTTCAATGCGCGCTACTAGACTTGGCGAAAACCTCGTGTGAGGGGGATACGGTCTCCATGCTGGCGCTTCTACGGCAATTGGTTCCGTGCCAAGCTGGACAATTATCTTCCAATAGCTAA